In the genome of Arabidopsis thaliana chromosome 4, partial sequence, the window AACTCCTGCAATAACAacaattcataaacaaaacatcatcatctgcTTCGAAATGCTAATCTTCACACTCATTAGatcaaagtaagaaaaatggAATCTGTACCTCGCCCAAAGCATCTCCACTGACTTCTTGAGAGATTCTCTTGTCGTAAAACGCACGTCTGCATCAACATAAATCAAGCTGAATAATATAATCCAGATATGTTTATGAGCAGATACGAAACTTATTTTAATGTAAGTATTAAACATAGAAGAAGATTCTAACTCTTATTAAGCTTATAAGACGAACATAGAAAAATTGACAATTACTGTTTACTAGACCTATCAATTTAACAGTGATATATACAAACACCAATCAATAGATCTGGCAACCTAGCACGAAATATCtattaaaaatgaatgaagatgaaacagagaagcaaaATCTTACAGTTTCTGGTCATCGTCGATCTCGAGCTTCTTCTGGCATCCAGTAGTTGGATTCGCAACGTTGAACTGAAACgaagaaacatgaaaaaggTTAGCAAAGGAAACTCGAATACGAGCAAATGTAGAGTCTATTCGATTTCGCCGTCACGCACCTTCATCTTCGACGTCTAGGGTTTCTCTGTAACGCAAGACAGCATATTTATACCAAGAGAGAAGATTCGTTTGGTGGATTTATATGGGCCGTTTTCTGCGATTATGGGCCCGATGGCccttttatcattttcttcttcctaaattcatgaaataataatttcaaacagaaaaaacatagcattagtttattttgaagaaaatttgatacatatatatatatatatatataaaccttccgtgttcaaaaaaaaataaaaaatatatatatataaacctttTCTCCTCAAAATAATgtgtaattttgtttgacCTTTTTTTGCAACTTGGCCTTGATTAAAAAAGTTCGTGTTAAACAAATTTCTGCCAATGATTATTCTCTTAAGCAACCTGTTTCAATCACGGAatcgttttttattttcttttccgGGAGTACGATATCTGactaattctttctttttgttgtttgactATCTCTCTTCCTTACAAACCAAGTCATTTCAAcgatataaaataaaatgtttcgGGTCACGGGTGATGGTGAATGAATACTACGTGGTTACGCCTTACTGCAATGTCTTTTACTACTACATTCGTCTTGTTAATTaaacaatgtttttcttatatcaaaacttaaaaactgTATGTTAgataagtaaaatatatttgtcttctctttttacATCTAGTTCTGTAATATTAGTTAATCAGAAACGGGGTTGCATGATATCACTTACAAaaggcatatatatatgctttctttatttagttttactGATGAAACTTATTTTTCACCACTACCCGCGACTTGCTGCATctataattttgttacttttgtgtttttatacAAAACTGGATGGATCACGAAAGACTTGAGACCGAGGAATGAAAAGTAACCGTGTTAACTTTTAAGTTAGAACAGAAAATATGAGATACTGAAATTTGCGGCCACTTGAGCAGAGATTTAATTTGTGGCACATATAACATATGATATGAGTTTAATATGTTAACATGGGAGTTATAACGTCTACTATGTAAATGCATGCGTGTGTAGGGAGGTCCAATAATGCCCTTGTCAAgttaaaatggaaaaaaagttaattttgCAAAGGTACGTTAGTCCAGTACtggttaattaataaaaacctattttgttaaaatttcaaccatattattagttatttaatagtttaataagATAAGTACTTTATTGTATGCTGGTTTTTGACAAGAGATGATGTAAGGATTTATATCttcaattaaacaaaaaagaaaagaatgtttCTTATGGAAATGTAACTTTTATATTACGTCATTAGCAGAAAGGGTCGTTAATATGTATAATTTActtctaaaaacaaaaacttcttCGAACCAAACACCTTTTGGCGTTAAATCTTATCCATTTATAAATATgagttcaaaatattttcaagatGTATACATTCCACGGTActtaaccaaaaccaaaaacaaaagaaaaatgaagagacATCTCAACGACGTCGTCTTAGTGTTTCTCGTTTTTATCTTCGGCGTGAAATTGGGGAAGGGACAGAATACGACAATCCAAGTAATTAATGTTGGGGTTGTGACTGATGTTGGGACAACTGCCTCCAACTTGAGCTTGCTCGCCATTAACATGTCTCTCTCAGACTTTTACTCTTCTCGTCCAGAATCTCGGACCAGGCTTCTTCTTAACTTTGCCGACTCTAGAGACGATGTTGTTGGCGCTGCAGCGGCTGGTATGTTCTGTCTTTAATGATTCGATTGTTTCTATAAGTAAACGTGAAACgcaaatgaaagcaaaaaattTCGTTTGTGATTATTTTTTCCGTTTCCACGTTATACtaactatatatagtatagCTCAAGAAATGTGAATTGTCCTTGTGGGTTCTGTTTTCTCGTTCATGCAACCgctaatattgttttttggaACAACTGATCATATATGCGTATCATATGTGGCCTTATTCACACTAATTATGCGCATCATATATGCACACGTGTAACATGTTCCTGGCTGGAAGGATAAATTTGAGAATATGAAATATAGGGTTGTTCGTTTTTTAATTCAGTAtgaaaaattagatattttagaATCATGTTTTCTCTCCAAAAAGCATAATCCCTGTTTTTCATCAACAACCGCACAATCACATGTTTTCCCTTTAAAACCGATTAGTCacatttttgttgtcaaaaacCGCAAAAGTACGTTTTCTGTTAAAACGGTTGAATATCGTTTTTACGTGAAATGACGTCTTGGCATgcgtacatatatataaagggattcatatatattttcttgtggtATTGTTTACATAAGTTTAAATGTAATTGTGGTATATTGTGGACAATGCATCCTTCAGTACTGCATTTTCATGGCAATGAATTTATTTCGGCTCTAAACTATATAGAACTTGATAGTTTTCAGCTCCACAAAGATATAGTCATCACTACCTTCCATTTGGTCTTCTGTTTTCAAGTTTCTCATATAACACCACATGTCTTATGTTTGTTTCCGCAGCTCTTGATCTTATAAAGAACAAGGAAGTGAAAGCAATTCTGGGGCCAAGAACGACGATGCAAGCTTCTTTCGTGATCGAGGTAGGCCAAAAATCTCAGGTGccaattatttcattttctgcAACGAGCCCTTTCCTTGACTCTGGCCGTAGTCCATACTTCTTTCGCTCTACTTACGACGACTCATCACAAGTGCAAGCCATAAGTGAGATCATAAAGGTGTTTGGTTGGAGAGAGGTCGTACCTGTGTATGAGAACAATGCGTTTGGAGAAGGTATAATGCCTGGTCTTACTGATGCATTACAAGCGATTAACATCCGTATACCTTATAGGACGGTGATTTCTCCCAATGCAACGGATGATGAAATCTCTGTGGACCTTCTCAAATTGATGACCAAACCAACCAGAGTGTTTGTAGTTCATATGAATCGGTTCCTTGCTTCAAGAGTGTTTTCAAAAGCCAGGGAAACTGGTCTAATGAAACAAGGGTATGCCTGGATCCTCACTAATGGAGTTATAGATCATCTGGTTTTGATGAATGGAACAGATATTGAAGCAATGCAAGGGGTAATAGGCATAAGGACTCACTTTCCAATATCGGAAGAGCTTCAAACATTTAGATCAAGATTGGCAAAGGCATTCCCAGTTTCGGAGTTGAACATCTACGGATTGAGGGCTTACGATGCTACCACCGCACTGGCAATGGCTGTTGAAGAAGCAGGAACAACTAACTTGACTTTCAGCAAAATGGATGGAAGAAACATATCTGACCTGGAAGCACTTAGTGTCTCAGAATATGGTCCAAAGCTTATCCGCTCGCTTTCCCAGATTCAGTTCAAAGGACTTTCTGGTGATTACCATTTCGTTGATGGACAACTGCATGCATCCGTGTTTGAGATTGTCAATGTGATAGACGGTGGAGGAATATTGGTAGGATTCTGGACGCAAGATAAAGGACTGGTAAAAGATTTGAGTCCAAGTTCAGGAACTACACGTACTTTCTCTAGTTGGAAGAATCATCTTAACCCGATCTTATGGCCTGGGATTACCTTAACTGTTCCAAAGGGGTGGGAGATCCCAACAAACGGGAAAGAGCTGCAAATTGGTGTTCCTGTTGGTACTTTCCCTCAGTTTGTAAAGGTTACAACGGATCCTCTAACCCATGAAACCATAGTAACAGGGTTTTGCATCGACTTCTTTGAGGCTGTAATTCAAGCAATGCCGTATGATGTCTCCCACAGATTCATTCCttttggagatgatgatggaaaAACTAACGGTAACTTCAACGACTTATCGTACTAAGTCTATCTCGGGGTGAGCCTGTGACTGTTcctcaatttttttcattttcttcttatcatAACTCAACCATTGCTCTGAAACAACACCTTCCTTGTCTATGAGGCAGGTATTTGATGCTGTGGTGGGAGATACGACGATATTGGCAAATAGATCATCCTATGTTGATTTCACTTTGCCATACACAACATCGGGCGTGGGGATGGTTGTCCCTCTAAAAGATAACGTGGCAAGAAGCAGTTTGATCTTTTTTAAACCTTTGACACCGGGGCTTTGGGGGATGACCcttggttctttttttgttgttggttttgttgtgtGGATTCTTGAACATAGGGTGAACTCTGAATTCACTGGACCTCCCCAGTACCAGATCAGCACTATGTTCTGGTTTGCCTTCTCCATCATGGTTTTTGCACCCAGTATGTTCGCTTTCCCTCTAGTACTCTCTGTAGGCAACGAGTCTGTTTCCATAAGTTTACTCTCAAAAGTTATGTTTTTACAGGAGAAAGAGTAATGAGCTTTACAGCAAGGGTTGTGGTTATCACTTGGTACTTCATTGTTCTTGTGCTGACTCAGAGTTATACTGCCAGTTTGTCATCGCTTCTCACAACACAACAGCTCAATCCAACTGAAACGAGCATCAAGAACGTGCTTGCAAAAGGAGGACCTGTGGCATATCAGAGAGATTCATTCGTACTGGGGAAACTGAGAGAATCGGGCTTCCCTGAGTCCAGACTCGTGCCATTTACCTCTCCAGAGAAATGTGAAGAACTTCTGAACAAGGGACCATCAAAGGGTGGTGTTTCTGCAGCCTTCATGGAAGTACCATACGTGAGAGTTTTTCTTGGACAATATTGcaagaaatataaaatggTGGAGGTGCCATTTGATGTTGACGGGTTTGGCTTTGTAAGTTCCATCACTTCTCTTTGGCTTGCATACAATCCTTCCTTTTAATGATGCATATAACTAGTTTCGATTCTGTAGGTCTTCCCAATTGGATCGCCTCTAGTAGCCGATGTATCAAGGGCCATTTTGAAAGTGGCAGAGTCTAACAAAGCAACTCAACTTGAAACTGCGTGGTTCAAGAACATAGACAAAACTTGTCCTGATCCAATGAACAACCCTGACCCAAACCCAACAGTCTCCTTCCGAAAGCTCAGCCTCGATAGTTTCTTGCTTCTATTTGTTGCTGCAGCCACTGTCTGTACCCTTGCCTTGTTGAAGTTTGTGATCTGTTTCTTGATTCAGAATCGGATTATTTTGAATGACGAATTCTACCGTGGCAAACGAATGAAGGAGATGTGGTTAAAGTTCATGGAAAGTGATGGTGAATCATACATTAGCCGTGTGAGATCAACATGTCCTCAGGTGTTAATACAACCCAGGGAAGAGGACATTGATCCCATTAACGGCTAAAAATCtttgaacttttttctttatcttcttcatgtaGCCAAAGTTACCTTTGTATCATCACAGCTCACTGATTCTAGTGCAATCCTTTAAACACACACTTACTAACTCCTAACCTTTTCCAAGTTACAACGAGACTTGACCATATGTGCATCTTTTCCCGGCGAGCCAAAACCGA includes:
- the GLR2.4 gene encoding glutamate receptor 2.4 (glutamate receptor 2.4 (GLR2.4); FUNCTIONS IN: intracellular ligand-gated ion channel activity; INVOLVED IN: cellular calcium ion homeostasis, response to light stimulus, response to nematode; LOCATED IN: membrane; EXPRESSED IN: 20 plant structures; EXPRESSED DURING: 13 growth stages; CONTAINS InterPro DOMAIN/s: Extracellular solute-binding protein, family 3 (InterPro:IPR001638), Ionotropic glutamate receptor (InterPro:IPR001320), Glutamate receptor-related (InterPro:IPR015683), Extracellular ligand-binding receptor (InterPro:IPR001828), Ionotropic glutamate-like receptor, plant (InterPro:IPR017103); BEST Arabidopsis thaliana protein match is: glutamate receptor 2.1 (TAIR:AT5G27100.1); Has 4751 Blast hits to 4701 proteins in 631 species: Archae - 76; Bacteria - 1218; Metazoa - 2222; Fungi - 0; Plants - 632; Viruses - 0; Other Eukaryotes - 603 (source: NCBI BLink).), with product MKRHLNDVVLVFLVFIFGVKLGKGQNTTIQVINVGVVTDVGTTASNLSLLAINMSLSDFYSSRPESRTRLLLNFADSRDDVVGAAAAALDLIKNKEVKAILGPRTTMQASFVIEVGQKSQVPIISFSATSPFLDSGRSPYFFRSTYDDSSQVQAISEIIKVFGWREVVPVYENNAFGEGIMPGLTDALQAINIRIPYRTVISPNATDDEISVDLLKLMTKPTRVFVVHMNRFLASRVFSKARETGLMKQGYAWILTNGVIDHLVLMNGTDIEAMQGVIGIRTHFPISEELQTFRSRLAKAFPVSELNIYGLRAYDATTALAMAVEEAGTTNLTFSKMDGRNISDLEALSVSEYGPKLIRSLSQIQFKGLSGDYHFVDGQLHASVFEIVNVIDGGGILVGFWTQDKGLVKDLSPSSGTTRTFSSWKNHLNPILWPGITLTVPKGWEIPTNGKELQIGVPVGTFPQFVKVTTDPLTHETIVTGFCIDFFEAVIQAMPYDVSHRFIPFGDDDGKTNVFDAVVGDTTILANRSSYVDFTLPYTTSGVGMVVPLKDNVARSSLIFFKPLTPGLWGMTLGSFFVVGFVVWILEHRVNSEFTGPPQYQISTMFWFAFSIMVFAPRERVMSFTARVVVITWYFIVLVLTQSYTASLSSLLTTQQLNPTETSIKNVLAKGGPVAYQRDSFVLGKLRESGFPESRLVPFTSPEKCEELLNKGPSKGGVSAAFMEVPYVRVFLGQYCKKYKMVEVPFDVDGFGFVFPIGSPLVADVSRAILKVAESNKATQLETAWFKNIDKTCPDPMNNPDPNPTVSFRKLSLDSFLLLFVAAATVCTLALLKFVICFLIQNRIILNDEFYRGKRMKEMWLKFMESDGESYISRVRSTCPQVLIQPREEDIDPING
- the GLR2.4 gene encoding glutamate receptor 2.4, with protein sequence MSSKYFQDVYIPRYLTKTKNKRKMKRHLNDVVLVFLVFIFGVKLGKGQNTTIQVINVGVVTDVGTTASNLSLLAINMSLSDFYSSRPESRTRLLLNFADSRDDVVGAAAAALDLIKNKEVKAILGPRTTMQASFVIEVGQKSQVPIISFSATSPFLDSGRSPYFFRSTYDDSSQVQAISEIIKVFGWREVVPVYENNAFGEGIMPGLTDALQAINIRIPYRTVISPNATDDEISVDLLKLMTKPTRVFVVHMNRFLASRVFSKARETGLMKQGYAWILTNGVIDHLVLMNGTDIEAMQGVIGIRTHFPISEELQTFRSRLAKAFPVSELNIYGLRAYDATTALAMAVEEAGTTNLTFSKMDGRNISDLEALSVSEYGPKLIRSLSQIQFKGLSGDYHFVDGQLHASVFEIVNVIDGGGILVGFWTQDKGLVKDLSPSSGTTRTFSSWKNHLNPILWPGITLTVPKGWEIPTNGKELQIGVPVGTFPQFVKVTTDPLTHETIVTGFCIDFFEAVIQAMPYDVSHRFIPFGDDDGKTNDTTILANRSSYVDFTLPYTTSGVGMVVPLKDNVARSSLIFFKPLTPGLWGMTLGSFFVVGFVVWILEHRVNSEFTGPPQYQISTMFWFAFSIMVFAPRERVMSFTARVVVITWYFIVLVLTQSYTASLSSLLTTQQLNPTETSIKNVLAKGGPVAYQRDSFVLGKLRESGFPESRLVPFTSPEKCEELLNKGPSKGGVSAAFMEVPYVRVFLGQYCKKYKMVEVPFDVDGFGFVFPIGSPLVADVSRAILKVAESNKATQLETAWFKNIDKTCPDPMNNPDPNPTVSFRKLSLDSFLLLFVAAATVCTLALLKFVICFLIQNRIILNDEFYRGKRMKEMWLKFMESDGESYISRVRSTCPQVLIQPREEDIDPING